The following proteins come from a genomic window of Sphaerisporangium rubeum:
- a CDS encoding SGNH/GDSL hydrolase family protein, which translates to MGGLTKEMWTPGIARAARRIATAAAVGGGGATALGVAVYGLVQVEAVIARRSIGRRYGMNGPRADGLYGAWHDPRDPADPGAEASRPLRLAMLGDSTAVGLGMRDPATTPGVVIARGLAEVAGRPVRLGVHGRSGSVSADLVWQVDRALRTEPDIAVIFIGANDVTTKTKPAHAVRHLRDAVRRLREAGAEVVVGTCPDLGTVRPIGQPLRWMTRMWSRQLAAAQTVAVVEAGGRTVAFADLLGPEFASYPGEMFGPDRFHPSARGYERAAHAVLPSVCAALGLRAEPRPERGEGSQPIYLAAAIAAEEPGTEVTAARVAGRATGPYGRWATLLRRRPGPMPHGA; encoded by the coding sequence GTGGGAGGGCTGACGAAGGAGATGTGGACGCCGGGAATCGCGAGAGCGGCACGCCGGATCGCGACCGCGGCCGCCGTCGGCGGCGGCGGGGCGACCGCGCTGGGTGTGGCCGTGTACGGGCTGGTCCAGGTGGAGGCGGTGATCGCGCGCAGGTCCATCGGCCGCAGGTACGGCATGAACGGCCCGCGGGCCGACGGCCTCTACGGCGCGTGGCACGACCCGCGCGACCCGGCCGACCCAGGCGCGGAGGCGAGCCGGCCCCTGCGCCTGGCCATGCTGGGGGACTCCACGGCCGTCGGGCTCGGCATGCGGGACCCGGCGACCACGCCTGGCGTGGTGATCGCGCGCGGCCTGGCCGAGGTGGCGGGCCGGCCGGTGCGGCTCGGGGTGCACGGCAGGTCGGGCTCAGTGTCCGCCGACCTCGTCTGGCAGGTGGACCGCGCGCTGAGGACCGAGCCGGACATCGCGGTGATCTTCATCGGCGCCAACGACGTGACCACCAAGACCAAGCCCGCGCATGCCGTACGGCACCTGCGGGACGCCGTGCGCCGGTTGAGGGAGGCCGGGGCCGAGGTGGTGGTCGGCACCTGTCCCGATCTCGGCACGGTGCGGCCGATCGGCCAGCCGCTGCGGTGGATGACCCGCATGTGGAGCCGTCAGCTCGCGGCGGCGCAGACCGTCGCCGTGGTCGAGGCAGGCGGCCGGACGGTGGCGTTCGCCGACCTGCTCGGGCCGGAATTCGCCTCATACCCCGGCGAAATGTTCGGACCGGATCGTTTCCACCCATCTGCCAGAGGTTATGAACGCGCCGCGCACGCGGTGCTACCGTCTGTATGCGCCGCGCTCGGGCTGCGGGCGGAACCCCGGCCCGAGCGTGGCGAGGGATCGCAACCGATTTACCTCGCGGCGGCCATCGCCGCGGAGGAGCCCGGGACCGAGGTCACCGCGGCCCGTGTCGCCGGCCGGGCGACCGGCCCCTACGGAAGATGGGCCACGCTGCTTCGCCGACGGCCGGGACCGATGCCGCACGGCGCCTAG
- a CDS encoding FAD-dependent oxidoreductase — translation MNHKAKHILIVGGGYVGLYTALRLQRKLRRELRTGQVRISIVDPQSYMTYQPFLPEAAAGNLSPRHVVTPLRRVLPGVRLLNGKVTKVHHGNRSVTFQPLVGPAMDLEYDVIVMAAGSISRTLPIPGLADAAIGFKSVGEAIALRNRVLGMLDRADATDDERVRGRALTFVVVGGGFAGVEALAELEDMARDAVKYYGTLSEKDLRWVLVEASDRILPEVGPEMGLWTIEELRARGIEVKMRTLLESCVGGHVKLSDGDEFESATIVWTAGVKANPVVNSGDLPLDERGRVKTTPQLTVVGADGAFAAGDVAGVPDVTNPGKYCAPNAQHAVRQAKVLADNIVRHLAGRPLLTYRHKYAGSVAGLGLHKGVANVYGVKLHGLPAWFMHRTYHLSRVPTLNRKVRVVADWTLALFFKRETVSMGEIESPREEFRAAAATG, via the coding sequence GTGAACCATAAGGCCAAGCACATCCTCATCGTCGGCGGCGGGTACGTCGGGCTGTACACCGCACTCCGGTTGCAGCGCAAGCTGCGGCGCGAGCTGCGGACCGGACAGGTGCGGATCTCCATCGTCGACCCCCAGTCCTACATGACCTACCAGCCGTTCCTCCCGGAGGCCGCCGCGGGCAACCTGTCCCCGCGTCACGTCGTGACGCCGCTGCGGCGGGTGCTTCCCGGCGTGCGCCTGCTCAACGGCAAGGTCACCAAAGTGCACCACGGCAACAGGTCCGTCACCTTCCAGCCTCTCGTCGGTCCCGCCATGGACCTGGAGTACGACGTCATCGTGATGGCCGCGGGCTCCATCTCGCGCACGCTGCCGATCCCCGGCCTGGCCGACGCCGCCATCGGCTTCAAGTCGGTCGGCGAGGCCATCGCGCTGCGCAACCGGGTGCTCGGCATGCTCGACCGCGCCGACGCCACCGACGACGAGCGGGTACGCGGCCGCGCGCTCACCTTCGTCGTGGTCGGCGGCGGCTTCGCCGGTGTCGAGGCCCTGGCGGAGCTGGAGGACATGGCGAGGGACGCGGTCAAGTACTACGGCACCCTCAGCGAGAAGGACCTGCGGTGGGTCCTGGTCGAGGCCAGCGACCGCATCCTGCCGGAGGTCGGCCCGGAGATGGGCCTGTGGACGATCGAGGAACTGCGCGCACGCGGCATCGAGGTCAAGATGCGCACGCTTCTCGAATCCTGCGTCGGCGGCCACGTGAAGCTGTCGGACGGCGACGAGTTCGAGTCGGCCACCATCGTGTGGACGGCCGGCGTCAAGGCCAACCCGGTGGTGAACTCCGGTGACCTGCCGCTGGACGAGCGCGGCCGGGTGAAGACCACGCCTCAGCTCACCGTGGTCGGCGCCGACGGCGCGTTCGCCGCCGGCGACGTCGCCGGGGTGCCGGACGTGACCAACCCCGGCAAGTACTGCGCGCCGAACGCGCAGCACGCCGTGCGGCAGGCCAAGGTGCTGGCCGACAACATCGTGCGTCACCTGGCGGGCCGTCCGCTGCTGACGTACCGGCACAAGTACGCCGGCTCGGTGGCCGGTCTCGGCCTGCACAAGGGTGTGGCCAACGTCTACGGCGTCAAGCTGCACGGCCTGCCGGCGTGGTTCATGCACCGCACCTACCACCTGTCGCGGGTCCCCACCCTGAACCGCAAGGTGCGTGTGGTGGCCGACTGGACGCTCGCGTTGTTCTTCAAACGCGAGACCGTCTCGATGGGGGAGATCGAGTCCCCGCGTGAGGAGTTCCGCGCCGCGGCCGCCACAGGCTGA
- a CDS encoding acetyl-CoA C-acetyltransferase, whose amino-acid sequence MPEAVIVATARSPIGRAFKGSLKDMRPDDLTVQMIKAALDKVPQLDPHDVDDLMLGCGLPGGEQGFNMARVVSVLLGLDDVPGTTVNRYCSSSLQTTRMAFHAIRAGEGDVFISAGVETVSRFAKGSSDSLPDTANPLFERGKERTDARAAGGAPPWHDPREDGELPDVYIAMGQTAENVAQIKGVGRREQDEFGVRSQNLAEKALANGFWEQDITPVTLPDGSVVSKDDGPRPGTTYEAVSQLKPAFRPDGTVNAGNCCPLNDGAAAVIVMSDVKAAELGITPLARVVSTGVSGLSPEIMGLGPVEASRQALSRAGMSIDDVDLVEINEAFAAQVIPSYRELGIDLDRLNVNGGAIAVGHPFGMTGARITSTLLNGLRFHDKTIGLETMCVGGGQGMAMLLERLS is encoded by the coding sequence ATGCCCGAGGCAGTCATCGTCGCGACCGCACGTTCGCCGATCGGCCGAGCCTTCAAGGGGTCGCTGAAGGACATGCGTCCCGACGACCTGACCGTCCAGATGATCAAGGCGGCGCTGGACAAGGTGCCGCAACTCGACCCGCACGACGTCGACGACCTCATGCTGGGCTGCGGCCTGCCAGGCGGCGAGCAGGGCTTCAACATGGCGAGGGTGGTCTCGGTGCTGCTCGGCCTGGACGACGTGCCCGGCACCACCGTCAACCGCTACTGCTCGTCCTCGCTCCAGACCACCCGCATGGCCTTCCACGCCATCAGGGCCGGTGAGGGTGACGTGTTCATCTCGGCCGGCGTGGAGACCGTCTCCAGGTTCGCCAAGGGCAGCAGCGACTCGCTGCCGGACACCGCCAACCCGTTGTTCGAGCGCGGCAAGGAGCGCACCGACGCGCGCGCCGCAGGTGGCGCGCCGCCGTGGCACGACCCGCGTGAGGACGGCGAACTGCCGGACGTCTACATCGCGATGGGCCAGACCGCCGAGAACGTCGCGCAGATCAAGGGGGTCGGCCGCCGCGAGCAGGACGAGTTCGGCGTACGGTCGCAGAACCTCGCGGAGAAGGCCCTCGCGAACGGCTTCTGGGAGCAGGACATCACCCCGGTGACGCTGCCGGACGGCTCGGTCGTGAGCAAGGACGACGGACCGCGGCCCGGCACCACCTACGAGGCCGTGTCACAGCTCAAGCCGGCGTTCCGGCCCGACGGCACGGTCAACGCCGGCAACTGCTGTCCGCTCAACGACGGCGCCGCCGCGGTGATCGTGATGAGCGACGTCAAGGCCGCCGAACTCGGCATCACGCCGCTGGCCCGCGTCGTGTCCACCGGCGTCAGCGGCCTGTCCCCGGAGATCATGGGGCTCGGCCCGGTCGAGGCGTCCCGCCAGGCGCTGAGCCGTGCCGGCATGTCCATCGACGACGTCGACCTGGTCGAGATCAACGAGGCGTTCGCCGCGCAGGTGATCCCGTCCTACCGCGAGCTCGGCATCGACCTCGACCGGCTGAACGTCAACGGCGGCGCCATCGCCGTCGGGCACCCGTTCGGCATGACAGGTGCCCGGATCACCTCGACCCTGCTCAACGGCCTGCGTTTCCACGACAAGACCATCGGGCTGGAGACGATGTGCGTCGGCGGCGGCCAGGGCATGGCCATGCTGCTCGAACGCCTGAGCTGA
- a CDS encoding DUF4287 domain-containing protein: MSLNHSPETQNKLIARVPDITGRALPEWFQAIDNGPAFLRCDERANWLADEHGLTHGYAAAIVIEHERNRRSRMGFL; this comes from the coding sequence ATGTCGTTGAACCACTCACCGGAGACGCAGAACAAGCTGATCGCCAGGGTTCCGGACATCACCGGACGCGCACTCCCCGAGTGGTTCCAAGCCATCGACAACGGCCCGGCTTTCCTACGGTGTGACGAGCGGGCCAACTGGCTCGCCGACGAGCACGGGCTCACCCACGGCTACGCCGCCGCGATCGTCATCGAGCACGAGCGGAACCGCCGTTCCCGCATGGGGTTCCTGTAG
- a CDS encoding Bax inhibitor-1/YccA family protein: MQSRNPVLSRLGHNNQQQYGAGPMASPQHLRDMYDAPSYAPPTAARPMTIDDVVVRSAITLGTLVLSAALAWYLDLGMGAAIAGVIVGLVLGLIVSFRQSTNPVLILGYSVAYGVAIGVISNVYNSLYDGVVVAAVFGTMVAFGGMLAVYALKIFRPTPKFTKFVIAAAFAAIGLVVLNLIFGFFIEGGLGLRSDSPIGWIFSIGMILLGCFFLLLDFDAVEQGIRAGVPEKYSWLMAFGLTVSLVWLYLEILRFVSFFFNND, from the coding sequence ATGCAGAGCAGGAACCCGGTCCTCAGCCGGCTGGGACACAACAACCAGCAGCAGTACGGCGCGGGCCCGATGGCGAGCCCGCAGCACCTGCGGGACATGTACGACGCGCCGTCGTACGCCCCGCCGACCGCCGCACGGCCGATGACGATCGACGACGTCGTCGTGCGCAGCGCCATCACCCTCGGCACCCTGGTGCTGTCCGCGGCCCTCGCCTGGTACCTCGACCTCGGCATGGGAGCCGCGATCGCCGGCGTGATCGTCGGTCTGGTGCTCGGCCTGATCGTCTCGTTCCGGCAGAGCACCAACCCGGTGCTGATCCTCGGCTACTCCGTCGCGTACGGCGTGGCCATCGGTGTGATCAGCAATGTGTACAACTCGCTGTACGACGGCGTCGTCGTCGCGGCGGTCTTCGGCACGATGGTGGCGTTCGGCGGCATGCTGGCCGTCTACGCACTGAAGATCTTCCGGCCCACACCGAAGTTCACCAAGTTCGTCATCGCGGCGGCGTTCGCCGCGATCGGCCTGGTCGTCCTCAACTTGATCTTCGGGTTCTTCATCGAGGGTGGCCTCGGCCTGCGCTCCGACAGCCCGATCGGCTGGATCTTCAGCATCGGCATGATCCTGCTCGGCTGTTTCTTCCTGCTGCTGGACTTCGACGCGGTCGAGCAGGGCATCAGGGCCGGGGTGCCGGAGAAGTACTCCTGGCTGATGGCGTTCGGCCTCACGGTGAGCCTCGTCTGGCTCTACCTTGAGATCCTCCGCTTCGTCAGCTTCTTCTTCAACAACGATTAA
- a CDS encoding uracil-DNA glycosylase family protein — protein MSFVPPGSGWPEDPAAPDTPVARTSEEVRELARSSGTLAELTARQSVCRACPRLVAWREEVADVRRRAYRDEIYWGRPIAGWGDDEPKVLLVGLAPAAHGGNRTGRVFTGDRSGDWLFASLYRTGLAALPTSTHAGDGQRLIGARVVAAVRCAPPANKPTPQERATCFPWLARELELVAPSLRVVVCLGGYAWQAVWPALGAAGYALPSPRPPFGHGAEVALSRDGAAVHLIGCYHPSQQNTFTGRVTEPMLDAVFSRATALAG, from the coding sequence GTGAGCTTCGTCCCGCCGGGGAGCGGCTGGCCCGAGGACCCGGCCGCGCCGGACACCCCGGTGGCGCGGACCTCGGAGGAGGTGCGCGAGCTGGCCCGGTCCAGCGGCACGCTCGCGGAGCTGACGGCGCGGCAGTCGGTGTGCCGGGCCTGTCCGCGCCTGGTCGCGTGGCGTGAGGAGGTCGCGGACGTGCGGCGGCGCGCGTACCGCGACGAGATCTACTGGGGACGGCCCATCGCGGGCTGGGGTGACGACGAGCCCAAGGTGCTGCTGGTGGGCCTGGCCCCGGCGGCGCACGGCGGCAACCGCACCGGCAGGGTGTTCACCGGGGACCGCAGCGGCGACTGGCTGTTCGCGTCCCTGTACCGCACGGGTCTCGCGGCGCTGCCGACCAGCACGCACGCGGGGGACGGCCAGCGTCTCATCGGCGCGCGCGTGGTGGCCGCCGTCCGCTGCGCGCCACCGGCCAACAAGCCCACCCCGCAGGAGCGGGCCACCTGCTTCCCCTGGCTGGCCCGTGAGCTCGAGCTGGTGGCCCCGTCGCTGCGGGTGGTGGTCTGCCTCGGTGGCTACGCCTGGCAGGCCGTGTGGCCGGCGCTGGGGGCCGCGGGGTACGCCTTGCCGTCCCCTCGTCCGCCGTTCGGCCACGGCGCCGAGGTCGCGCTGAGCCGGGACGGCGCCGCCGTCCACCTGATCGGCTGCTACCACCCGAGCCAGCAGAACACCTTCACGGGCCGGGTCACCGAGCCCATGCTCGACGCGGTCTTCAGCCGTGCTACGGCTCTCGCCGGCTGA
- a CDS encoding PQQ-binding-like beta-propeller repeat protein yields the protein MSVFRPLATPVVALAAVLVLAGCSGGSGGGAAAQAPRPAWHTTEVNAVSRAAVATGVAAVTSMKPDGTLETAALDLSSGRALWRRPASLAGRLPGMGVPPPAAVSAAGGKGVVAAAAPSGKSGKEALLVAADARTGHELWSRPVRTTFGPQACGPYLCVSEHTALATARMVVLDPLTGAELWRLPGIAEAEWSDTGKVVVLRLAKHPALSTHDLRTGKTVWELPVEQALAPGVDLSGGWSFGSAGGDLIGYVAPYTSPRTGRASVFGVFSVRLADGKVNWLRPSVVRVYPSGSPGFAPVVRPVDEKGRFGGFARLDPGSGRVVGQITADQVPGTGWWLAFPGDMARLGFLKPSHAGASFELASGRPVPVTGQRGWSFCVTDPKPLALTRTPQGFFPVASLCEFDLATGVRAPTGAVPPQWFTGSQDGWRLWRDEKGGLHAVRDATGTTPGMYG from the coding sequence ATGTCCGTGTTCCGGCCTCTTGCGACACCGGTCGTCGCGCTCGCGGCCGTCCTCGTCCTCGCCGGCTGCTCAGGCGGCTCAGGTGGCGGAGCGGCGGCGCAGGCGCCTCGGCCGGCCTGGCACACCACCGAGGTCAACGCCGTCAGCCGCGCCGCCGTGGCCACCGGAGTCGCCGCGGTGACCTCGATGAAGCCGGACGGCACCCTGGAGACCGCCGCTCTCGACCTGAGCTCGGGCCGGGCCTTGTGGCGGCGGCCCGCGTCGCTCGCCGGCCGCCTCCCCGGCATGGGGGTGCCACCCCCCGCCGCCGTCTCCGCCGCAGGCGGCAAGGGGGTCGTGGCCGCCGCCGCGCCGTCCGGGAAGAGCGGCAAGGAAGCCCTGCTGGTGGCCGCCGACGCGCGCACCGGACACGAGCTGTGGAGCCGTCCCGTGCGCACGACGTTCGGCCCGCAGGCCTGCGGACCCTACCTGTGCGTGTCCGAGCACACCGCGCTCGCCACTGCGCGCATGGTCGTGCTCGACCCGCTCACCGGCGCGGAGCTGTGGCGGCTTCCCGGCATCGCCGAGGCCGAGTGGTCCGACACCGGCAAGGTCGTCGTGCTGCGCCTCGCCAAGCACCCGGCGCTGTCCACGCACGACCTCAGAACCGGCAAGACGGTCTGGGAGCTGCCGGTGGAGCAGGCGCTCGCTCCTGGCGTGGACCTGTCAGGCGGGTGGTCGTTCGGCTCGGCGGGCGGCGACCTGATCGGGTACGTCGCGCCGTACACGAGCCCGCGCACCGGCCGCGCGTCCGTCTTCGGGGTGTTCTCCGTGCGGCTCGCCGACGGCAAGGTCAACTGGCTGCGGCCCTCGGTGGTGCGCGTCTACCCGAGCGGCAGCCCCGGCTTCGCCCCTGTGGTGCGTCCGGTGGACGAGAAGGGCCGGTTCGGCGGCTTCGCGCGGCTGGACCCGGGCTCGGGCCGGGTGGTCGGCCAGATCACCGCCGACCAGGTCCCCGGCACGGGCTGGTGGCTGGCGTTCCCCGGCGACATGGCACGGCTGGGGTTCCTCAAGCCGAGCCACGCCGGTGCGTCCTTCGAGCTGGCGTCCGGCCGTCCCGTGCCGGTCACCGGACAGCGCGGGTGGTCGTTCTGCGTCACCGATCCCAAGCCGCTGGCCCTGACCAGGACGCCGCAGGGCTTCTTCCCCGTCGCGTCGCTGTGCGAGTTCGACCTCGCGACCGGCGTCAGGGCCCCCACCGGCGCCGTGCCACCGCAGTGGTTCACCGGCAGCCAGGACGGCTGGCGGCTCTGGCGCGACGAGAAAGGCGGCCTGCACGCCGTCAGGGACGCCACCGGCACGACCCCTGGCATGTACGGCTGA
- a CDS encoding cystathionine gamma-synthase, with protein sequence MIEGFETLAIHAGQAPDPRTGAVVPPIYAVSTYKQDGVGGLREGYEYSRSANPTRTALEECVAALEGGTRGLAFASGLAAEDAVLRALCRPGDHVIIPGDAYGGTWRLFDKVYEGWGLHYDPVPLGDLDAVRAAVRPDTRIIWVETPTNPLLGIADIEALAAIAHAAGAVLVVDNTFATPYLQQPLALGADVVVHSTTKYAGGHSDVVGGALVARDKEIGDRLAYHQNAMGAVAGPFDAWLTLRGLKTLAVRMDRHCDNAERVVDLLLSHPRVTEVYYPGLAGHPGHEVAAKQMRRFGGMVSFRVAGGEEEAVAICDRTKIFILGESLGGVESLIEHPGRMTHASVAGSALEVPGDLVRLSVGIESVSDLLADLGQALGG encoded by the coding sequence ATGATTGAAGGCTTCGAGACGTTGGCCATCCACGCAGGCCAGGCTCCTGATCCGCGCACCGGGGCCGTCGTGCCGCCGATCTACGCCGTGTCCACCTACAAGCAGGACGGCGTCGGCGGGCTGCGTGAGGGCTACGAATACAGCCGGTCGGCGAACCCCACGAGGACCGCGCTCGAAGAGTGTGTCGCGGCGCTCGAAGGCGGCACGCGGGGGCTGGCGTTCGCGTCGGGTCTCGCGGCCGAGGACGCCGTGCTGCGCGCGCTGTGCCGGCCGGGTGACCACGTCATCATCCCCGGCGACGCCTACGGCGGCACGTGGCGGTTGTTCGACAAGGTCTACGAGGGCTGGGGGCTCCACTACGACCCGGTGCCGCTCGGCGACCTGGACGCGGTGCGGGCCGCCGTGCGCCCCGACACCCGGATCATCTGGGTGGAGACCCCCACCAACCCGCTGCTCGGCATCGCCGACATCGAGGCGCTCGCCGCCATCGCGCACGCCGCAGGCGCGGTGCTCGTCGTGGACAACACCTTCGCCACGCCGTACCTCCAGCAGCCGCTGGCCCTCGGCGCCGACGTGGTCGTGCACAGCACCACCAAGTACGCGGGGGGTCACTCCGACGTCGTCGGCGGTGCGCTGGTGGCGCGCGACAAGGAGATCGGTGACCGGCTGGCGTACCACCAGAACGCCATGGGGGCGGTGGCCGGGCCGTTCGACGCCTGGCTGACCCTGCGCGGCCTGAAGACCCTCGCGGTGCGCATGGACCGCCACTGCGACAACGCCGAGCGGGTCGTCGACCTGCTGCTCTCGCATCCGCGTGTCACCGAGGTGTACTACCCGGGGCTCGCCGGCCACCCGGGCCACGAGGTGGCGGCCAAGCAGATGCGCCGCTTCGGCGGCATGGTGTCGTTCCGGGTCGCCGGCGGCGAGGAGGAGGCCGTGGCGATCTGCGACCGCACGAAGATCTTCATACTCGGCGAGTCGCTCGGCGGGGTGGAGTCGCTGATCGAGCACCCGGGCCGCATGACGCACGCCTCGGTCGCCGGGTCGGCCCTGGAGGTGCCCGGCGACCTGGTGCGCCTGTCGGTCGGCATCGAGTCGGTGAGCGACCTGCTCGCCGACCTCGGCCAGGCGCTCGGCGGCTGA
- a CDS encoding Ppx/GppA phosphatase family protein, translated as MTRVAAIDCGTNSVRLLIADLDGGDLSDVERRMEIVRLGAGVDRTGKLAPEALERTFTAMRGYAELVRSHGATKVRVVATSATRDASNRDEFAGGVHEIFGVRPEVVTGAEEAHLSFLGATAGVHGAEPPVLVVDIGGGSTEFVLGTADVDAAISVDIGCVRLTERHFSGGEPRVAAATADIDAALDQVAAEVPVSRARTLVGLAGSVTTVAGIALDLPAYDPARIHGSRLPAAKVHEVSRRLLAMTHDERAAIPVMHPGRVDVIGAGALILDRLVERFGFADVLVSEHDILDGIARGLGEEPPS; from the coding sequence ATGACGCGGGTGGCGGCGATCGACTGCGGGACCAACTCGGTGCGGCTGCTCATCGCCGATCTCGACGGGGGAGACCTGTCGGACGTCGAGCGGCGCATGGAGATCGTGCGCCTCGGCGCGGGGGTGGACCGCACGGGGAAACTGGCCCCGGAGGCGCTTGAGCGCACGTTCACCGCGATGCGCGGCTACGCCGAGCTGGTGCGCTCGCACGGCGCGACGAAGGTGCGTGTGGTCGCCACCAGCGCCACACGCGACGCGAGCAACCGTGACGAGTTCGCCGGCGGCGTCCACGAGATCTTCGGCGTACGGCCCGAGGTGGTCACCGGCGCCGAGGAGGCCCACCTGTCGTTCCTCGGCGCGACCGCCGGGGTCCACGGCGCGGAGCCGCCGGTGCTGGTGGTGGACATCGGCGGCGGGTCGACCGAGTTCGTGCTCGGCACCGCCGACGTGGACGCCGCTATCTCGGTGGACATCGGCTGCGTGCGCCTCACCGAGCGCCACTTCTCCGGCGGGGAGCCGCGGGTCGCGGCGGCGACCGCGGACATCGACGCGGCCCTCGACCAGGTGGCGGCCGAGGTGCCGGTGTCCCGTGCGCGCACCCTCGTCGGCCTCGCGGGTTCGGTCACCACGGTCGCGGGGATCGCGCTCGACCTGCCGGCGTACGACCCGGCCCGCATCCACGGCTCCCGCCTGCCGGCCGCCAAGGTCCACGAGGTGTCGCGCCGGCTGCTCGCCATGACCCACGACGAGCGCGCCGCGATCCCCGTCATGCATCCCGGCCGGGTCGACGTGATCGGCGCCGGCGCGCTGATCCTCGACCGTCTCGTCGAGCGGTTCGGTTTCGCGGACGTCCTGGTCAGCGAGCACGACATCCTGGACGGCATCGCGCGCGGCCTCGGTGAGGAGCCGCCGTCGTGA
- a CDS encoding PPOX class F420-dependent oxidoreductase yields the protein MAWALSCPRRGHHGGMDLDKARDYIRKNHRAVIQTWRSDGHPQMSPVLVGIDAEGRAIVSTRESAAKAKQLRRNPDVSLCVMVDEFLGEWVQIEGVAEVIPMPEAEEGLIEYFRVVSGEHPDWDEFREAMRTQRNVLVRIDIKRAGPDYMG from the coding sequence ATGGCGTGGGCGCTGTCCTGCCCCCGGCGGGGTCATCATGGGGGCATGGATCTCGACAAGGCCCGTGATTACATCAGGAAAAATCATCGTGCGGTGATTCAGACCTGGCGCTCGGACGGTCACCCGCAGATGTCCCCCGTGCTCGTCGGCATCGACGCCGAGGGCCGCGCCATCGTCAGCACCCGTGAGAGCGCGGCCAAAGCCAAGCAGCTGCGCCGCAACCCCGACGTCTCCCTGTGTGTGATGGTCGACGAGTTCCTCGGGGAGTGGGTCCAGATCGAGGGGGTCGCCGAGGTGATCCCCATGCCGGAGGCCGAGGAAGGACTCATCGAGTACTTCCGCGTCGTCTCCGGCGAGCACCCCGACTGGGACGAGTTCCGCGAGGCGATGCGGACGCAGCGCAACGTGCTGGTCCGCATCGACATCAAGCGGGCCGGTCCCGACTACATGGGCTGA
- a CDS encoding cystathionine beta-synthase translates to MRVHNSLIELMGNTPLVKLHKVTAGLSAQVLAKVEYFNPGGSVKDRIALRMVEAAERSGALRPGGVIVEPTSGNTGVGLAIVAQHKGYRCLFVVPDKVASDKIAVLRAYGAEVVVCPTAVSPDHPDSYYSVSDRLAREVPNAWKPDQYSNEENPASHYHSTGPEIWEQTEGKITHFVTGIGTGGTISGTGRYLKEVSGGRVRIIGADPEGSVYSGGTGRPYLVEGVGEDIWPATYDTTVADQVIAVSDKDSFGMTRRLAREEALLVGGSCGMAVVAALRVAATAGPDDVIVVLLPDGGRGYLSKIFNDDWMADYGFLTTSSDEGLVGDVLGRKGQGLPEFVHTHPHESVGTAIAIMREYGVSQLPVMKEEPPVMAAEVVGSIVERDLLEALYHGRVKAEDPLAGHMSAPLPNIGSGEPISVAIEALEKADAAVVLDDGKPVGLVTRQDLLAFLAGNNG, encoded by the coding sequence GTGCGCGTACACAACTCGCTCATCGAGCTCATGGGCAACACCCCGCTCGTCAAGCTGCACAAGGTGACGGCGGGCCTGTCGGCCCAGGTCCTCGCCAAGGTGGAGTACTTCAACCCCGGCGGCTCCGTGAAGGACCGCATCGCGCTGCGCATGGTCGAGGCGGCCGAGCGGTCCGGCGCGCTGCGTCCCGGCGGCGTCATCGTGGAGCCCACCTCGGGGAACACCGGTGTGGGGCTCGCGATCGTGGCGCAGCACAAGGGCTACCGCTGCCTGTTCGTGGTGCCGGACAAGGTCGCCTCCGACAAGATCGCGGTGCTGCGCGCGTACGGGGCCGAAGTGGTGGTGTGTCCCACCGCCGTGTCCCCCGACCACCCCGACTCGTACTACTCGGTGTCCGACCGGCTGGCCCGCGAGGTGCCGAACGCCTGGAAGCCCGACCAGTACTCCAACGAGGAGAACCCGGCGAGTCACTACCACTCGACGGGCCCGGAGATCTGGGAGCAGACCGAGGGCAAGATCACCCACTTCGTGACCGGCATCGGCACCGGCGGCACCATCAGCGGCACCGGCCGTTACCTCAAGGAGGTGTCCGGCGGCCGGGTGCGGATCATCGGCGCCGACCCCGAGGGCTCGGTGTACTCCGGCGGCACCGGCCGGCCCTACCTGGTGGAGGGTGTCGGCGAGGACATCTGGCCCGCCACGTACGACACCACGGTGGCCGACCAGGTCATCGCGGTCTCCGACAAGGACTCCTTCGGCATGACCCGCCGCCTCGCGCGCGAGGAGGCCCTGCTGGTCGGCGGCTCCTGCGGCATGGCCGTCGTCGCGGCCCTGCGCGTCGCCGCGACGGCCGGGCCCGACGACGTGATCGTCGTCCTGCTTCCCGACGGCGGCCGGGGCTACCTGTCCAAGATCTTCAACGACGACTGGATGGCCGACTACGGCTTCCTGACCACCAGCAGCGACGAGGGCCTCGTCGGCGACGTTCTCGGCCGCAAGGGCCAGGGCCTGCCGGAGTTCGTGCACACCCATCCGCACGAGTCCGTCGGCACCGCCATCGCGATCATGCGGGAGTACGGCGTGTCCCAGCTCCCCGTCATGAAGGAAGAGCCTCCCGTGATGGCCGCCGAGGTCGTCGGCTCCATCGTGGAACGCGACCTGCTCGAGGCCCTGTACCACGGCCGCGTCAAGGCCGAGGACCCCCTCGCCGGCCACATGTCCGCTCCGCTCCCCAACATCGGCTCCGGCGAACCCATCTCCGTCGCCATCGAGGCCCTGGAGAAGGCCGACGCCGCCGTGGTCCTCGACGACGGCAAGCCCGTCGGCCTCGTCACCCGCCAGGACCTGCTCGCCTTCCTGGCCGGCAACAACGGCTGA